A single Ctenopharyngodon idella isolate HZGC_01 chromosome 22, HZGC01, whole genome shotgun sequence DNA region contains:
- the top1b gene encoding DNA topoisomerase 1 isoform X1, with the protein MSGDHAHKHHQMESESLDYNSHKHKDKHKDREHKRERDNSKNGNSEHRSSSEKKHREKEKEQLKRKEKQKEEKFHSSDVKYRDKENGFVRQDSDVHHFSPSIKVEEDNGYHHSIKHEKSLKRERDEDDRYKHKPKKVKVENEKKVKKRKQEDDSDYEEREERKPKKRTKEEKKVTTGGKKKVKNEPEEKWKWWEEERYTDGSKWKFLEHKGPVFPPPYEPLPGHIRFYYDGKAMKLSPGAEEVATFYAKMLDHEYTTKDIFRKNFFKDWRKEMTSEEKSKITELKKCDFTEMHEYFKAQSEARKQLSKEEKQKTKEENERILQEYGYCVMDNHRERIGNFRIEPPGLFRGRGDHPKMGKLKRRIRPEDIIINCSKDSVHPKPPPGTRWKEVRHDNKVTWLVSWTENIQGSIKYIMLNPSSRIKGEKDWQKYETARRLKKCVERIRAQYREDWRSKEMRIRQRAVALYFIDKLALRAGNEKDEGETADTVGCCSLRVEHIKLYPQLDGQDYVVEFDFLGKDSIRYYNKIPVEKRVFKNLQLFLENKQSEDDLFDRLNTSILNKHLQELMDGLTAKVFRTYNASITLQQQLKELTSPDENIPEKILSYNRANRAVALLCNHQRAPPKTFEKSMQNLQTKIDEKKKQLSAAKKEHKAAKADAKRLRDEKSKKAVEMKKKAVQRISEQLMKLEVQATDREENKQIALGTSKLNYLDPRISVAWCKKWGVPIEKIYNKTQREKFAWAIDMADEDFEF; encoded by the exons attcacacaaacacaaggaCAAACATAAAGACAGAGAACACAAGAGAGAGCGAGACAACTCAAAGAACGGCAacag CGAACACAGAAGTTCTTCAGAGAAGAagcacagagagaaagaaaaagagcaaCTTAAGCGTaaagaaaagcaaaaagaagaaaag TTCCATAGTTCTGATGTGAAATATCGAGATAAAGAGAATGGTTTTGTAAGGCAAGACAGCGATGTCCATCATTT CTCACCGTCAATTAAAGTGGAAGAGGATAATGGCTATCATCACTCCATCAAACATGAGAAGTCACTCAAGAGAGAGCGGGATGAAGACGA CAGATATAAACACAAGCCCAAAAAGGTAAAAGTGGAGAATGAGAAGAAAGTGAAGAAACGTAAACAGGAAGATGACAGTGATTATGAGGAGAGGGAG GAAAGGAAACCAAAGAAGAGGacaaaagaggaaaagaaagtcACCACTGGAGggaaaaagaaagtcaaaaaCGAGCCCGAGGAGAAGTGGAAATG GTGGGAAGAGGAGAGATACACAGATGGCTCCAAATGGAAGTTTCTGGAACATAAAGGTCCTGTGTTCCCCCCGCCATATGAACCCCTGCCAGGCCATATCAGGTTTTATTATGATG GAAAGGCCATGAAATTGAGCCCTGGTGCAGAGGAAGTGGCCACGTTTTATGCAAAAATGCTTGACCATGAGTACAcaactaaagacatatttagaAAGAACTTCTTCAAAGATTGGAGGAAG GAAATGACGTCAGAGGAGAAGTCAAAGATCACTGAGTTGAAGAAATGTGACTTCACTGAGATGCATGAGTACTTTAAAGCACAATCTGAGGCCAGAAAACAGTTGTCAAAAGAGGAGAAACAG AAAACCAAAGAAGAGAATGAACGCATTCTGCAGGAGTATGGATACTGCGTTATGGACAACCACAGGGAGCGAATTGGCAACTTCCGGATTGAGCCTCCAGGTCTGTTCCGAGGCCGCGGGGACCATCCTAAGATGGGCAAACTGAAACGCCGCATCCGACCTGAGGACATCATCATCAACTGCAGCAA AGATTCAGTTCACCCCAAACCACCCCCAGGCACCAGGTGGAAGGAAGTTCGTCATGACAACAAAGTCACATGGCTGGTGTCGTGGACGGAGAACATTCAGGGCTCCATCAAATACATCATGCTCAACCCCAGCTCCAGAATCAAG gGAGAGAAGGACTGGCAAAAGTACGAGACGGCACGCCGGCTGAAGAAATGTGTGGAGCGGATCCGAGCACAGTACCGTGAGGACTGGAGGAGTAAAGAGATGAGGATCAGACAGAGAGCCGTGGCACTTTATTTCATTGACAAG TTGGCACTGAGGGCTGGTAATGAGAAGGATGAGGGAGAGACGGCCGATACGGTGGGCTGCTGCTCTCTGCGCGTGGAGCACATCAAACTATACCCTCAGCTGGATGGACAGGACTACGTGGTGGAGTTCGACTTCCTGGGAAAAGACTCCATCCGTTACTACAACAAAATCCCAGTGGAgaaaaga GTCTTTAAAAACCTACAGTTATTCCTTGAAAACAAGCAGTCAGAAGACGACCTGTTTGACCGGCTCAAT ACATCAATTCTGAATAAACATCTCCAGGAGTTGATGGATGGGTTGACTGCGAAAGTGTTTCGCACTTACAACGCGTCCATTACCCTCCAACAACAACTCAAAGAACTCACCAGTC CTGATGAGAACATCCCTGAGAAGATCCTCTCATATAACAGAGCGAACCGAGCTGTGGCTCTTCTCTGTAACCACCAGAGGGCACCACCGAAAACCTTTGAGAAATCCATGCAGAATTTGCAGACCAAG ATAGACGAGAAAAAGAAACAGCTCTCTGCTGCCAAGAAGGAACATAAAGCAGCCAAAGCCGACGCCAAGAGGCTTCGCGATGAGAAAAGTAAAAA GGCAGTGGAGATGAAGAAGAAAGCAGTGCAGAGGATATCTGAACAGCTTATGAAGCTGGAGGTTCAGGCCACAGACCGTGAGGAGAATAAACAGATTGCATTAGGCACATCTAAACTCAACTACCTGGACCCACGTATCTCAGTTGCCTG GTGCAAAAAATGGGGAGTCCCCATTGAGAAGAtatacaacaaaacacagcGAGAAAAGTTTGCCTGGGCTATCGACATGGCAGACGAGGACTTTGAGTTTTag
- the top1b gene encoding DNA topoisomerase 1 isoform X2 produces the protein MSGDHAHKHHQMESESLDYNSHKHKDKHKDREHKRERDNSKNGNSEHRSSSEKKHREKEKEQLKRKEKQKEEKFHSSDVKYRDKENGFVRQDSDVHHFSPSIKVEEDNGYHHSIKHEKSLKRERDEDEYKHKPKKVKVENEKKVKKRKQEDDSDYEEREERKPKKRTKEEKKVTTGGKKKVKNEPEEKWKWWEEERYTDGSKWKFLEHKGPVFPPPYEPLPGHIRFYYDGKAMKLSPGAEEVATFYAKMLDHEYTTKDIFRKNFFKDWRKEMTSEEKSKITELKKCDFTEMHEYFKAQSEARKQLSKEEKQKTKEENERILQEYGYCVMDNHRERIGNFRIEPPGLFRGRGDHPKMGKLKRRIRPEDIIINCSKDSVHPKPPPGTRWKEVRHDNKVTWLVSWTENIQGSIKYIMLNPSSRIKGEKDWQKYETARRLKKCVERIRAQYREDWRSKEMRIRQRAVALYFIDKLALRAGNEKDEGETADTVGCCSLRVEHIKLYPQLDGQDYVVEFDFLGKDSIRYYNKIPVEKRVFKNLQLFLENKQSEDDLFDRLNTSILNKHLQELMDGLTAKVFRTYNASITLQQQLKELTSPDENIPEKILSYNRANRAVALLCNHQRAPPKTFEKSMQNLQTKIDEKKKQLSAAKKEHKAAKADAKRLRDEKSKKAVEMKKKAVQRISEQLMKLEVQATDREENKQIALGTSKLNYLDPRISVAWCKKWGVPIEKIYNKTQREKFAWAIDMADEDFEF, from the exons attcacacaaacacaaggaCAAACATAAAGACAGAGAACACAAGAGAGAGCGAGACAACTCAAAGAACGGCAacag CGAACACAGAAGTTCTTCAGAGAAGAagcacagagagaaagaaaaagagcaaCTTAAGCGTaaagaaaagcaaaaagaagaaaag TTCCATAGTTCTGATGTGAAATATCGAGATAAAGAGAATGGTTTTGTAAGGCAAGACAGCGATGTCCATCATTT CTCACCGTCAATTAAAGTGGAAGAGGATAATGGCTATCATCACTCCATCAAACATGAGAAGTCACTCAAGAGAGAGCGGGATGAAGACGA ATATAAACACAAGCCCAAAAAGGTAAAAGTGGAGAATGAGAAGAAAGTGAAGAAACGTAAACAGGAAGATGACAGTGATTATGAGGAGAGGGAG GAAAGGAAACCAAAGAAGAGGacaaaagaggaaaagaaagtcACCACTGGAGggaaaaagaaagtcaaaaaCGAGCCCGAGGAGAAGTGGAAATG GTGGGAAGAGGAGAGATACACAGATGGCTCCAAATGGAAGTTTCTGGAACATAAAGGTCCTGTGTTCCCCCCGCCATATGAACCCCTGCCAGGCCATATCAGGTTTTATTATGATG GAAAGGCCATGAAATTGAGCCCTGGTGCAGAGGAAGTGGCCACGTTTTATGCAAAAATGCTTGACCATGAGTACAcaactaaagacatatttagaAAGAACTTCTTCAAAGATTGGAGGAAG GAAATGACGTCAGAGGAGAAGTCAAAGATCACTGAGTTGAAGAAATGTGACTTCACTGAGATGCATGAGTACTTTAAAGCACAATCTGAGGCCAGAAAACAGTTGTCAAAAGAGGAGAAACAG AAAACCAAAGAAGAGAATGAACGCATTCTGCAGGAGTATGGATACTGCGTTATGGACAACCACAGGGAGCGAATTGGCAACTTCCGGATTGAGCCTCCAGGTCTGTTCCGAGGCCGCGGGGACCATCCTAAGATGGGCAAACTGAAACGCCGCATCCGACCTGAGGACATCATCATCAACTGCAGCAA AGATTCAGTTCACCCCAAACCACCCCCAGGCACCAGGTGGAAGGAAGTTCGTCATGACAACAAAGTCACATGGCTGGTGTCGTGGACGGAGAACATTCAGGGCTCCATCAAATACATCATGCTCAACCCCAGCTCCAGAATCAAG gGAGAGAAGGACTGGCAAAAGTACGAGACGGCACGCCGGCTGAAGAAATGTGTGGAGCGGATCCGAGCACAGTACCGTGAGGACTGGAGGAGTAAAGAGATGAGGATCAGACAGAGAGCCGTGGCACTTTATTTCATTGACAAG TTGGCACTGAGGGCTGGTAATGAGAAGGATGAGGGAGAGACGGCCGATACGGTGGGCTGCTGCTCTCTGCGCGTGGAGCACATCAAACTATACCCTCAGCTGGATGGACAGGACTACGTGGTGGAGTTCGACTTCCTGGGAAAAGACTCCATCCGTTACTACAACAAAATCCCAGTGGAgaaaaga GTCTTTAAAAACCTACAGTTATTCCTTGAAAACAAGCAGTCAGAAGACGACCTGTTTGACCGGCTCAAT ACATCAATTCTGAATAAACATCTCCAGGAGTTGATGGATGGGTTGACTGCGAAAGTGTTTCGCACTTACAACGCGTCCATTACCCTCCAACAACAACTCAAAGAACTCACCAGTC CTGATGAGAACATCCCTGAGAAGATCCTCTCATATAACAGAGCGAACCGAGCTGTGGCTCTTCTCTGTAACCACCAGAGGGCACCACCGAAAACCTTTGAGAAATCCATGCAGAATTTGCAGACCAAG ATAGACGAGAAAAAGAAACAGCTCTCTGCTGCCAAGAAGGAACATAAAGCAGCCAAAGCCGACGCCAAGAGGCTTCGCGATGAGAAAAGTAAAAA GGCAGTGGAGATGAAGAAGAAAGCAGTGCAGAGGATATCTGAACAGCTTATGAAGCTGGAGGTTCAGGCCACAGACCGTGAGGAGAATAAACAGATTGCATTAGGCACATCTAAACTCAACTACCTGGACCCACGTATCTCAGTTGCCTG GTGCAAAAAATGGGGAGTCCCCATTGAGAAGAtatacaacaaaacacagcGAGAAAAGTTTGCCTGGGCTATCGACATGGCAGACGAGGACTTTGAGTTTTag